From Vespula vulgaris chromosome 11, iyVesVulg1.1, whole genome shotgun sequence, the proteins below share one genomic window:
- the LOC127067630 gene encoding E3 ubiquitin-protein ligase Nedd-4 isoform X1 — MPGTLTYPIYADVEPSVPRRRAYTWNSQHRSTSRVTDLTSRAGRLSLTDNVRDEGTRKLRLKVIAGHHLAKKDIFGASDPYVRVDLNTINGDQTVDSALTKTKKKTLNPIWEEEFIFRVKPVDHKLVLQVFDENRLTRDDFLGMVELTLLNLPKEQEGRTIPARIYILRPRSNHSSQRSRVKGTLEIYHAYISDSTTTENEDGDASDSGGWELVQPENNSPVEQASEIHMVNGPLPPGWEERQDANGRTYYVNHIARFTQWERPTDTNTSSTGNITEQRNLDTAATEFQRRFHISADEENRHRSSVINQDGEVLREEDEDSEARDSEGRIHREGGIGDTSSESGHSVDLRGYQSECEDQSDSVDSPAGSRRSSEQIDSPKPTLPVCEEGLPPGWGMQIAPNGRVFFIDHNERATTWIDPRTGRPSSIPNHIAPSTTPRSDLDQLGPLPEGWEERVHTDGRIFFIDHNTRTTQWEDPRMSNPQIAGPAVPYSRDYKRKYEYLKSQLRKPNNVPNKFEIKVGRNNILEDSYRIISSVNRVEILKTKLWVEFEGEVGLDYGGLAREWFFLLSKEMFNPYYGLFEYSATDNYTLQINPFSGVCNEEHLNYFKFIGRIAGMAVYHGKLLDAFFIRPFYKMMLGKPIDLKDMESVDSEYYNSLLWIKENDPSELELTFSVDEESFGHTSQRELKPDGANISLTDENKDEYISLVIQWRFVSRVQEQMNAFLEGFNALIPPTLVKIFDEHELELLMCGIQHIDVKDWKQNTLYKGDYHANHIVVQWFWRVVLSFTNEMRSRLLQFVTGTSRVPMNGFKELYGSNGPQLFTIEKWGTPDNYPRAHTCFNRIDLPPYESYQQLRDKLIKAIEGSQGFAGVD, encoded by the exons atgccAGGCACATTGACATATCCAATTTATGCAGATGTTGAACCATCAGTGCCAAGACGTCGTGCTTATACATGGAATTCTCAACATCGATCAACATCTCGTGTAACAGATTTGACATCACGTGCTGGACGATTATCTTTAACAGATAATGTg agAGATGAGGGTACGCGCAAGTTGAGGTTAAAGGTGATTGCGGGACATCACCTTGCAAAAAAGGATATCTTTGGTGCAAGCGATCCTTATGTCCGCGTAGACTTAAATACTATAAATGGAGATCAGACTGTGGATTCTGCACTTacaaaaactaaaaagaagaCTTTAAATCCTATTTGGGaagaagaatttatatttaga GTTAAGCCTGTTGATCATAAGCTAGTATTACAAGTTTTCGATGAAAATAGATTGACAAGGGATGATTTTCTTGGGATGGTAGAATTAACACTACTTAATTTACCTAAGGAACAAGAGGGTCGTACAATTCCTGCTAGAATCTATATTCTTCGACCTCGTAG TAATCATTCCAGTCAGCGATCGAGAGTTAAAGGAACATTGGAGATATATCATGCATATATTTCTGACTCAACAACTACAGAAAATGAAGATGGAGATGCATCTGATTCAGGAGGATGGGAGCTAGTACAGCCAGAAAATAATAGTCCTGTAGAACAAGCTTCAGaa ATCCATATGGTTAATGGACCATTACCTCCAGGATGGGAAGAAAGACAAGATGCTAATGGAAGAACATACTATGTCAATCATATTGCTCGGTTTACACAATGGGAGCGACCAACAGATAC AAATACATCATCTACTGGTAACATAACAGAACAACGTAATTTGGATACAGCAGCAACAGAATTTCAACGACGTTTCCACATTAGTGCAGATGAAGAGAATAGACACCGAAGTTCAGTTATCAACCAG GATGGTGAAGTTCTACgcgaagaagatgaagattcAGAAGCAAGAGATAGTGAGGGTAGGATTCATAGGGAAGGGGGTATTGGGGATACTTCCTCAGAGTCTGGACATTCTGTTGATCTACGTGGCTACCAAAGTGAATGTGAAGATCAG AGTGATAGTGTTGATAGTCCAGCTGGTTCGAGACGATCATCAGAGCAG ATCGACAGTCCAAAACCTACACTTCCTGTATGTGAGGAAGGTTTGCCACCTGGTTGGGGTATGCAAATAGCTCCCAATGGTcgtgtattttttattgatcacAACGAAAGAGCAACAACATGGATTGATCCAAGAACAGGCAGACCAAGTTCTATACCTAATCACATTGCACCGTCAACTACGCCAAGAAGCGATTTAGATCAACTTGGACCTCTTCCAGAAGGCTGGGAAGAAAGAGTACATACAGATggacgaatatttttcatagatcACA ACACTAGGACAACTCAATGGGAAGATCCGCGTATGTCCAATCCACAAATCGCTGGTCCA gCCGTACCGTACTCCAGAGATTACAAAcgtaaatatgaatatttgaaGTCGCAGTTGAGAAAACCG aaCAATGTTcctaataaatttgaaataaaagttgGAAGGAACAACATATTGGAAGACTCATATCGTATCATAAGTTCTGTGAATAGAGTGGagattttaaaaacaaaactatGGGTAGAATTTGAAGGAGAAGTAGGTTTAGATTATGGAGGTCTCGCAAGAGAAtggtttttccttttatctaaAGAAATGTTCAATCCATATTATGGCCTTTTCGAATATTCGGCTAC AGACAACTATACTCTTCAAATTAATCCATTCTCCGGAGTATGCAACGAGGAACATTTGAATTACTTTAAATTTATTGGACGTATAGCTGGTATGGCAGTATATCATGGCAAACTTTTGGATG CATTCTTTATTCGaccattttataaaatgatgtTGGGAAAGCCTATTGACTTGAAAGATATGGAAAGTGTCGATTCTGAGTACTATAATTCGTTGTTATGGATCAAAGAGAACGATCCAAGTGAATTGGAACTTACATTTTCCGTTGACGAAGAAAGCTTTGGGCATACTTCACAGAGAGAGCTTAAGCCAGATGGTGCTAATATATCATTAACGGACGAAAACAAAGATGAGTATATAAGTTTAGTTATTCAATGGAGATTTGTATCACGCGTGCAAGAACAAATGAACGCATTCTTAGAAGGATTTAATGCATTAATACCACCAACGCTAGTGAAAATATTCGACGAACATGAATTGGAATTACTGATGTGTGGTATCCAACATATTGATGTAAAAGACTGGAAGCAAAATACATTATACAAAGGAGATTATCATGCAAATCATATTGTAGTTCAATGGTTTTGGAGAGTCGTTCTTTCGTTTACCAATGAAATGAGATCGAGACTTTTACAATTTGTGACTGGTACTTCGCGGGTTCCAATGAACGGTTTCAAAGAACTTTATGGAAGCAATGGACCACAATTATTTACGATTGAAAAGTGGGGTACACCGGATAATTATCCAAGAGCACATACTTG TTTTAACCGTATTGACCTTCCACCTTACGAAAGTTATCAACAGCTCAGGGATAAGTTAATAAAAGCTATTGAAGGTTCTCAAGGTTTTGCTGGAGTCGATTAG
- the LOC127067630 gene encoding E3 ubiquitin-protein ligase NEDD4 isoform X3 — MPGTLTYPIYADVEPSVPRRRAYTWNSQHRSTSRVTDLTSRAGRLSLTDNVRDEGTRKLRLKVIAGHHLAKKDIFGASDPYVRVDLNTINGDQTVDSALTKTKKKTLNPIWEEEFIFRVKPVDHKLVLQVFDENRLTRDDFLGMVELTLLNLPKEQEGRTIPARIYILRPRSNHSSQRSRVKGTLEIYHAYISDSTTTENEDGDASDSGGWELVQPENNSPVEQASEIHMVNGPLPPGWEERQDANGRTYYVNHIARFTQWERPTDTNTSSTGNITEQRNLDTAATEFQRRFHISADEENRHRSSVINQSDSVDSPAGSRRSSEQIDSPKPTLPVCEEGLPPGWGMQIAPNGRVFFIDHNERATTWIDPRTGRPSSIPNHIAPSTTPRSDLDQLGPLPEGWEERVHTDGRIFFIDHNTRTTQWEDPRMSNPQIAGPAVPYSRDYKRKYEYLKSQLRKPNNVPNKFEIKVGRNNILEDSYRIISSVNRVEILKTKLWVEFEGEVGLDYGGLAREWFFLLSKEMFNPYYGLFEYSATDNYTLQINPFSGVCNEEHLNYFKFIGRIAGMAVYHGKLLDAFFIRPFYKMMLGKPIDLKDMESVDSEYYNSLLWIKENDPSELELTFSVDEESFGHTSQRELKPDGANISLTDENKDEYISLVIQWRFVSRVQEQMNAFLEGFNALIPPTLVKIFDEHELELLMCGIQHIDVKDWKQNTLYKGDYHANHIVVQWFWRVVLSFTNEMRSRLLQFVTGTSRVPMNGFKELYGSNGPQLFTIEKWGTPDNYPRAHTCFNRIDLPPYESYQQLRDKLIKAIEGSQGFAGVD; from the exons atgccAGGCACATTGACATATCCAATTTATGCAGATGTTGAACCATCAGTGCCAAGACGTCGTGCTTATACATGGAATTCTCAACATCGATCAACATCTCGTGTAACAGATTTGACATCACGTGCTGGACGATTATCTTTAACAGATAATGTg agAGATGAGGGTACGCGCAAGTTGAGGTTAAAGGTGATTGCGGGACATCACCTTGCAAAAAAGGATATCTTTGGTGCAAGCGATCCTTATGTCCGCGTAGACTTAAATACTATAAATGGAGATCAGACTGTGGATTCTGCACTTacaaaaactaaaaagaagaCTTTAAATCCTATTTGGGaagaagaatttatatttaga GTTAAGCCTGTTGATCATAAGCTAGTATTACAAGTTTTCGATGAAAATAGATTGACAAGGGATGATTTTCTTGGGATGGTAGAATTAACACTACTTAATTTACCTAAGGAACAAGAGGGTCGTACAATTCCTGCTAGAATCTATATTCTTCGACCTCGTAG TAATCATTCCAGTCAGCGATCGAGAGTTAAAGGAACATTGGAGATATATCATGCATATATTTCTGACTCAACAACTACAGAAAATGAAGATGGAGATGCATCTGATTCAGGAGGATGGGAGCTAGTACAGCCAGAAAATAATAGTCCTGTAGAACAAGCTTCAGaa ATCCATATGGTTAATGGACCATTACCTCCAGGATGGGAAGAAAGACAAGATGCTAATGGAAGAACATACTATGTCAATCATATTGCTCGGTTTACACAATGGGAGCGACCAACAGATAC AAATACATCATCTACTGGTAACATAACAGAACAACGTAATTTGGATACAGCAGCAACAGAATTTCAACGACGTTTCCACATTAGTGCAGATGAAGAGAATAGACACCGAAGTTCAGTTATCAACCAG AGTGATAGTGTTGATAGTCCAGCTGGTTCGAGACGATCATCAGAGCAG ATCGACAGTCCAAAACCTACACTTCCTGTATGTGAGGAAGGTTTGCCACCTGGTTGGGGTATGCAAATAGCTCCCAATGGTcgtgtattttttattgatcacAACGAAAGAGCAACAACATGGATTGATCCAAGAACAGGCAGACCAAGTTCTATACCTAATCACATTGCACCGTCAACTACGCCAAGAAGCGATTTAGATCAACTTGGACCTCTTCCAGAAGGCTGGGAAGAAAGAGTACATACAGATggacgaatatttttcatagatcACA ACACTAGGACAACTCAATGGGAAGATCCGCGTATGTCCAATCCACAAATCGCTGGTCCA gCCGTACCGTACTCCAGAGATTACAAAcgtaaatatgaatatttgaaGTCGCAGTTGAGAAAACCG aaCAATGTTcctaataaatttgaaataaaagttgGAAGGAACAACATATTGGAAGACTCATATCGTATCATAAGTTCTGTGAATAGAGTGGagattttaaaaacaaaactatGGGTAGAATTTGAAGGAGAAGTAGGTTTAGATTATGGAGGTCTCGCAAGAGAAtggtttttccttttatctaaAGAAATGTTCAATCCATATTATGGCCTTTTCGAATATTCGGCTAC AGACAACTATACTCTTCAAATTAATCCATTCTCCGGAGTATGCAACGAGGAACATTTGAATTACTTTAAATTTATTGGACGTATAGCTGGTATGGCAGTATATCATGGCAAACTTTTGGATG CATTCTTTATTCGaccattttataaaatgatgtTGGGAAAGCCTATTGACTTGAAAGATATGGAAAGTGTCGATTCTGAGTACTATAATTCGTTGTTATGGATCAAAGAGAACGATCCAAGTGAATTGGAACTTACATTTTCCGTTGACGAAGAAAGCTTTGGGCATACTTCACAGAGAGAGCTTAAGCCAGATGGTGCTAATATATCATTAACGGACGAAAACAAAGATGAGTATATAAGTTTAGTTATTCAATGGAGATTTGTATCACGCGTGCAAGAACAAATGAACGCATTCTTAGAAGGATTTAATGCATTAATACCACCAACGCTAGTGAAAATATTCGACGAACATGAATTGGAATTACTGATGTGTGGTATCCAACATATTGATGTAAAAGACTGGAAGCAAAATACATTATACAAAGGAGATTATCATGCAAATCATATTGTAGTTCAATGGTTTTGGAGAGTCGTTCTTTCGTTTACCAATGAAATGAGATCGAGACTTTTACAATTTGTGACTGGTACTTCGCGGGTTCCAATGAACGGTTTCAAAGAACTTTATGGAAGCAATGGACCACAATTATTTACGATTGAAAAGTGGGGTACACCGGATAATTATCCAAGAGCACATACTTG TTTTAACCGTATTGACCTTCCACCTTACGAAAGTTATCAACAGCTCAGGGATAAGTTAATAAAAGCTATTGAAGGTTCTCAAGGTTTTGCTGGAGTCGATTAG
- the LOC127067630 gene encoding E3 ubiquitin-protein ligase Nedd-4 isoform X2: MAEENVYGYKPTAGIDGDSRDEGTRKLRLKVIAGHHLAKKDIFGASDPYVRVDLNTINGDQTVDSALTKTKKKTLNPIWEEEFIFRVKPVDHKLVLQVFDENRLTRDDFLGMVELTLLNLPKEQEGRTIPARIYILRPRSNHSSQRSRVKGTLEIYHAYISDSTTTENEDGDASDSGGWELVQPENNSPVEQASEIHMVNGPLPPGWEERQDANGRTYYVNHIARFTQWERPTDTNTSSTGNITEQRNLDTAATEFQRRFHISADEENRHRSSVINQDGEVLREEDEDSEARDSEGRIHREGGIGDTSSESGHSVDLRGYQSECEDQSDSVDSPAGSRRSSEQIDSPKPTLPVCEEGLPPGWGMQIAPNGRVFFIDHNERATTWIDPRTGRPSSIPNHIAPSTTPRSDLDQLGPLPEGWEERVHTDGRIFFIDHNTRTTQWEDPRMSNPQIAGPAVPYSRDYKRKYEYLKSQLRKPNNVPNKFEIKVGRNNILEDSYRIISSVNRVEILKTKLWVEFEGEVGLDYGGLAREWFFLLSKEMFNPYYGLFEYSATDNYTLQINPFSGVCNEEHLNYFKFIGRIAGMAVYHGKLLDAFFIRPFYKMMLGKPIDLKDMESVDSEYYNSLLWIKENDPSELELTFSVDEESFGHTSQRELKPDGANISLTDENKDEYISLVIQWRFVSRVQEQMNAFLEGFNALIPPTLVKIFDEHELELLMCGIQHIDVKDWKQNTLYKGDYHANHIVVQWFWRVVLSFTNEMRSRLLQFVTGTSRVPMNGFKELYGSNGPQLFTIEKWGTPDNYPRAHTCFNRIDLPPYESYQQLRDKLIKAIEGSQGFAGVD; the protein is encoded by the exons ATGGCAGAGGAAAATGTATATGGATATAAACCAACAGCCGGGATCGATGGAGATTCC agAGATGAGGGTACGCGCAAGTTGAGGTTAAAGGTGATTGCGGGACATCACCTTGCAAAAAAGGATATCTTTGGTGCAAGCGATCCTTATGTCCGCGTAGACTTAAATACTATAAATGGAGATCAGACTGTGGATTCTGCACTTacaaaaactaaaaagaagaCTTTAAATCCTATTTGGGaagaagaatttatatttaga GTTAAGCCTGTTGATCATAAGCTAGTATTACAAGTTTTCGATGAAAATAGATTGACAAGGGATGATTTTCTTGGGATGGTAGAATTAACACTACTTAATTTACCTAAGGAACAAGAGGGTCGTACAATTCCTGCTAGAATCTATATTCTTCGACCTCGTAG TAATCATTCCAGTCAGCGATCGAGAGTTAAAGGAACATTGGAGATATATCATGCATATATTTCTGACTCAACAACTACAGAAAATGAAGATGGAGATGCATCTGATTCAGGAGGATGGGAGCTAGTACAGCCAGAAAATAATAGTCCTGTAGAACAAGCTTCAGaa ATCCATATGGTTAATGGACCATTACCTCCAGGATGGGAAGAAAGACAAGATGCTAATGGAAGAACATACTATGTCAATCATATTGCTCGGTTTACACAATGGGAGCGACCAACAGATAC AAATACATCATCTACTGGTAACATAACAGAACAACGTAATTTGGATACAGCAGCAACAGAATTTCAACGACGTTTCCACATTAGTGCAGATGAAGAGAATAGACACCGAAGTTCAGTTATCAACCAG GATGGTGAAGTTCTACgcgaagaagatgaagattcAGAAGCAAGAGATAGTGAGGGTAGGATTCATAGGGAAGGGGGTATTGGGGATACTTCCTCAGAGTCTGGACATTCTGTTGATCTACGTGGCTACCAAAGTGAATGTGAAGATCAG AGTGATAGTGTTGATAGTCCAGCTGGTTCGAGACGATCATCAGAGCAG ATCGACAGTCCAAAACCTACACTTCCTGTATGTGAGGAAGGTTTGCCACCTGGTTGGGGTATGCAAATAGCTCCCAATGGTcgtgtattttttattgatcacAACGAAAGAGCAACAACATGGATTGATCCAAGAACAGGCAGACCAAGTTCTATACCTAATCACATTGCACCGTCAACTACGCCAAGAAGCGATTTAGATCAACTTGGACCTCTTCCAGAAGGCTGGGAAGAAAGAGTACATACAGATggacgaatatttttcatagatcACA ACACTAGGACAACTCAATGGGAAGATCCGCGTATGTCCAATCCACAAATCGCTGGTCCA gCCGTACCGTACTCCAGAGATTACAAAcgtaaatatgaatatttgaaGTCGCAGTTGAGAAAACCG aaCAATGTTcctaataaatttgaaataaaagttgGAAGGAACAACATATTGGAAGACTCATATCGTATCATAAGTTCTGTGAATAGAGTGGagattttaaaaacaaaactatGGGTAGAATTTGAAGGAGAAGTAGGTTTAGATTATGGAGGTCTCGCAAGAGAAtggtttttccttttatctaaAGAAATGTTCAATCCATATTATGGCCTTTTCGAATATTCGGCTAC AGACAACTATACTCTTCAAATTAATCCATTCTCCGGAGTATGCAACGAGGAACATTTGAATTACTTTAAATTTATTGGACGTATAGCTGGTATGGCAGTATATCATGGCAAACTTTTGGATG CATTCTTTATTCGaccattttataaaatgatgtTGGGAAAGCCTATTGACTTGAAAGATATGGAAAGTGTCGATTCTGAGTACTATAATTCGTTGTTATGGATCAAAGAGAACGATCCAAGTGAATTGGAACTTACATTTTCCGTTGACGAAGAAAGCTTTGGGCATACTTCACAGAGAGAGCTTAAGCCAGATGGTGCTAATATATCATTAACGGACGAAAACAAAGATGAGTATATAAGTTTAGTTATTCAATGGAGATTTGTATCACGCGTGCAAGAACAAATGAACGCATTCTTAGAAGGATTTAATGCATTAATACCACCAACGCTAGTGAAAATATTCGACGAACATGAATTGGAATTACTGATGTGTGGTATCCAACATATTGATGTAAAAGACTGGAAGCAAAATACATTATACAAAGGAGATTATCATGCAAATCATATTGTAGTTCAATGGTTTTGGAGAGTCGTTCTTTCGTTTACCAATGAAATGAGATCGAGACTTTTACAATTTGTGACTGGTACTTCGCGGGTTCCAATGAACGGTTTCAAAGAACTTTATGGAAGCAATGGACCACAATTATTTACGATTGAAAAGTGGGGTACACCGGATAATTATCCAAGAGCACATACTTG TTTTAACCGTATTGACCTTCCACCTTACGAAAGTTATCAACAGCTCAGGGATAAGTTAATAAAAGCTATTGAAGGTTCTCAAGGTTTTGCTGGAGTCGATTAG